The window AACCAAGTTTAGATAGAATAGGGAGGAATCCAGTGAGGGATGAATGGAGCCTTTATTGGTCCACCTTTGGGTTTTTCAAAATGACGGCATTTTTTGGTGTCGAGATCGTAGACAGCAAAGTGATGAGAGGAGATGATGTAGATGGCATTAGGCTGCAAACCAGGGCACGAGCTGGCCTCAACGCAGAAAGGATGACTGTTTGATAGGAAGATGCAGATATCTCCAATGTCCTCAGTGTAACACATGTATTTGCTATCAATGGTCTCCTCCTCTCTAAACACCATGAATCTCGGGTCTCTGTGCTCCAACTGAGAGTCATAAGAGTACCTacgagacacacacacacaatgtTACAAAGAGTCCTACCATTGGACATCAACAAGGACTGTGTTAAAAAGGGTAATAGTGTTATTACCATTGGACAAGGAAACGTTCGCCTGAGGAAGACTCCACCCAGTGTTCTTCCCTGGAATATGCTTTGAGCAGCTCGAACTCGGACATTGAAAACTCAGGAAGGTCACGAAACAGTAGCTCACGGACGTTGAGGTTGTCATGGAAGTCGAATGAACACAAGCAGTTGCCTCCAGGACCAGGTAAGTAAAAACATTGATCTGTTTTGGAATAAGCCAGATTCGACTTGTCCAAGCAGGTAAAAGGAAGTTCGAAATGAGTCCACGGGAGGTCACGACCGTGTCTATAGACACCAATCTCACTACCCGGTAACTTGATAGCAACcaaaaagtcttcttcttcagaaggAGAATCAGAAGACATTGCCACATTCCTCACGAATTCGATTTGGGTTGGATCGAAAGGCAGAGTAGTCAATGAAGGTAAAGGAATCACCTTTGGGTTTGATTTGAACGCCAAAGGGTTTAAGAAATCGCTAACACGTAAAACCTCATCACTCGTGTCGTAGAAAATTCCCCATCCTTGTGAGCTTCCAACCAGACTTGAGTTAAGGAGGTCTTTAGGGACTGATTTGTCTCGTACAGTAAATAGCTTCTCCCTCGCTGGATCAAACAAGAGTCCATCTGCCTTGTGGCTCCCGTCGGGAATCTCCTTGACACTGATGGTATACATCAAGTAGGGGTTTTTCGTGGTCGTTGAAGATGAACACCAACGAAAGCTGCTTCCTTTCATctgtcaaaataaaaaagcagAGAGATTAGAACCACAAAGAGCAAAACTACACTACAGAGAACAAACTTTAAACAGGAATCAGAATCATACCACATTGTTAAGTGGAGAAAGCTTAGAGAATCTGAGGAGGCGAGACATGATTCAAGTAACACAACGAGAAAGAGAAACCCTAATAAATTTCCAAGTGTCACTCTCTCTCTGTCGACTCTCCTCGTTCATCTTCTCCTTTTATACAGAGAGccatttttagggtttgatttggGTGAGCGTGAGTGCAATTAAGCTCACACTAATCATACGATTTACTCCATTAACAGACAATAAGCTTGCTTATGGAGGAGCATAATAAACTCGAGGATGGGACATatcaaaacgacatcgtttgtAAGGATACTGTATCTTTCTCTCCTCGTGAGTCATGACACTTGGAAATAGAATCTTTTTACGAAATCAAAACAAGTCAAAGGGAAATTAGGGTAAAGTTAAAAACcgaatctttttttctttgggaataaaaatacaattaattgACAGAATCAACGGTCCTGATTGAATTTGGAAACCCATCTTATAAAGATTGCAtctttttttagttgttgtcACAGCATCCATTTCTCAGAAGCCGTTGTGTTCTCTTCttgccgccaccaccaccaacaacacCATGTGTGGGATTCTTGCTGTGTTAGGCTGCGCCGATAACTCTCAGGCAAAACGTTCCCGTATCATCGAACTCTCTCGCAGGTACTCTCTCAAATCAAACCatttcttcgtttttttccCCGATCtcgttggttttgtttttggctgCGCAATGTTATTTGCTTTTGGATGAGAAAAGTTTCCAGCTTTCTGGTAGAAAGAgttgatttttgttaaatgaAGAGCCTTTTTTACTTGATTATATCTTGTATTGgtcaaaagacaaaaattgaTTGAATGGCTTAACTGGTGGTATTAAATAATCTAAATGTTATTGTAGATTGAGGCATAGAGGTCCTGATTGGAGTGGGCTACATTGTTTTGAGGATTGTTATGTGGCTCATGAGCGTTTGGCAATCGTTGACCCCATTTCTGGAGACCAACCACTCTATAACGGAGACAAGACCATTGTTGTCACGGTAATTTTTGTTCTAAATTGCTGAGAGGAACTGGGATTAGTGGACATAGATTCCATTGACATTACACATAACGAAAGGAAATCATGAGTCAAACCTCAAACTTTATGAGGATTCATATgattaagggtttttttttgttttgttttgtttggactCTTTCCTTGCTTTCAGGTCAATGGAGAGATATACAACCACAAGGCTTTGCGTGAAACTTTGAAGTCTCACCAGTTCCATACTGGGAGTGATTGTGAAGTGATTGCGCATCTTGTAAGTACCCATGAGATTTTATTTCAGGGCTTCCTTTGttgttgtgtctttttttttgtatttttgagtGAATTCAAGTACAAGAACTGTCACCTGAATCTCTCTTGCCTTATGGTAGTTGAACAGTTTACTGTTTCAAACATTTATCAAATCtggtttatattttcttgcTATTGCAGTACGAAGAACATGGAGAGGAATTCGTCGACATGTTGGATGGCATGTTTGCATTTGTGCTTCTTGATACCCGGGACAAAAGTTATATTGCTGTAAGGGATGCCATTGGTGTCAATCCACTCTACATTGGGTGGGGTGTCGATGGTATGTTCACATTCTCTGAGAAATTCACCTCAGTGGATAAGATGATTCTTCTTTTGTCATTGATTacttattttgttctttgacaaaaaaaaaactattttccaCAGGTTCTGTCTGGTTTGCTTCTGAGATGAAAGCACTTATTGATGATTGTGAACAGTTTATGTGCTTTCCTCCAGGCCACATTTATTCAAGTAAACAAGGTTTGCACTTCTTATCAGATCAcatctattttaaaatcatataatgaCTTTTCTTGGCTGACTCACATTGTAGTGAACACGTTGTCACGGATATCAAAATGGTTTTAGTTATGGGTTTCTATCATTTAGTAAGTTTGTGTGGGTCTTTTACTGTGTCGTTAAGGTTCATGGAACAAACCTTTGTTGCAGGTGGGCTTAGGAGGTGGTACAACCCCCCGTGGTTCTCGGAGTTGGTTCCTTCAACCCCATATGATCCCTTACTGGTGCGCGAGACTTTTGAGAAGGTAAATCTTCCTTAAGATCTTCTCTGACAAATGCGGATCAGGTTTTGGAACTATGGATGTGATAATTTTCTTTGAATTGCAGGCTGTTATAAAACGACTAATGACTGATGTGCCTTTTGGCGTTCTCCTCTCTGGAGGATTAGACTCATCCCTTGTTGCTTCAGTAGCGTTACGTCATTTGGAAAAATCAGAAGCTGCTCAGTGGGGTTCAAAGCTGCACACATTTTGTATCGGTTTGAAGGTATTGACCCAATTTCTCAAAATGTTTTTACCGTAAGCTTTCTATGCTCATCAAGATTTCTAATTCCATCTGTTGTCATTTCAGGGATCCCCGGATCTTAAAGCTGGTAAAGAAGTCGCTGACTATTTAGGAACTCGCCACCACGAGTTACACTTTACAGTTCaggtaaagtttttttttttttaacatttacaaGAGTATTGAGTGTGAAGATTTGTTTCACTGATTGATTGTTTATGTCTTTTTCTAATGATAATATCAGGACGGTATAGATGCCATAGAAGAAGTCATATACCATGTTGAGACCTATGACGTGACTACTATAAGAGCCAGCACTCCAATGTTTCTTATGTCGAGGAAAATCAAGTCGCTTGGTGTAAAGATGGTTCTTTCTGGGGAAGGCTCTGACGAAATTTTTGGAGGATATTTGTACTTCCACAAAGCACCCAACAAGAAGGAGTTTCACGAGGAAACA is drawn from Camelina sativa cultivar DH55 chromosome 8, Cs, whole genome shotgun sequence and contains these coding sequences:
- the LOC104708079 gene encoding asparagine synthetase [glutamine-hydrolyzing] 3 isoform X2, whose amino-acid sequence is MCGILAVLGCADNSQAKRSRIIELSRRLRHRGPDWSGLHCFEDCYVAHERLAIVDPISGDQPLYNGDKTIVVTVNGEIYNHKALRETLKSHQFHTGSDCEVIAHLYEEHGEEFVDMLDGMFAFVLLDTRDKSYIAVRDAIGVNPLYIGWGVDGSVWFASEMKALIDDCEQFMCFPPGHIYSSKQGGLRRWYNPPWFSELVPSTPYDPLLVRETFEKAVIKRLMTDVPFGVLLSGGLDSSLVASVALRHLEKSEAAQWGSKLHTFCIGLKGSPDLKAGKEVADYLGTRHHELHFTVQDGIDAIEEVIYHVETYDVTTIRASTPMFLMSRKIKSLGVKMVLSGEGSDEIFGGYLYFHKAPNKKEFHEETCRKIKALHQYDCLRANKSTSAWGVEARVPFLDKEFINVAMSIDPEWKMIRPDLGRIEKWVLRNAFDDEKNPYLPKVSDTMLMNASFVFPDNTPMTKEAYYYRTIFEKFFPKSAARATVPGGPSVACSTAKAVEWDAAWSQNLDPSGRAALGVHVAAYEEEDKAEDPRPGKV
- the LOC104708078 gene encoding uncharacterized protein LOC104708078, whose translation is MSRLLRFSKLSPLNNVMKGSSFRWCSSSTTTKNPYLMYTISVKEIPDGSHKADGLLFDPAREKLFTVRDKSVPKDLLNSSLVGSSQGWGIFYDTSDEVLRVSDFLNPLAFKSNPKVIPLPSLTTLPFDPTQIEFVRNVAMSSDSPSEEEDFLVAIKLPGSEIGVYRHGRDLPWTHFELPFTCLDKSNLAYSKTDQCFYLPGPGGNCLCSFDFHDNLNVRELLFRDLPEFSMSEFELLKAYSREEHWVESSSGERFLVQWYSYDSQLEHRDPRFMVFREEETIDSKYMCYTEDIGDICIFLSNSHPFCVEASSCPGLQPNAIYIISSHHFAVYDLDTKKCRHFEKPKGGPIKAPFIPHWIPPYSI
- the LOC104708079 gene encoding asparagine synthetase [glutamine-hydrolyzing] 3 isoform X1; protein product: MCGILAVLGCADNSQAKRSRIIELSRRLRHRGPDWSGLHCFEDCYVAHERLAIVDPISGDQPLYNGDKTIVVTVNGEIYNHKALRETLKSHQFHTGSDCEVIAHLYEEHGEEFVDMLDGMFAFVLLDTRDKSYIAVRDAIGVNPLYIGWGVDGSVWFASEMKALIDDCEQFMCFPPGHIYSSKQGGLRRWYNPPWFSELVPSTPYDPLLVRETFEKAVIKRLMTDVPFGVLLSGGLDSSLVASVALRHLEKSEAAQWGSKLHTFCIGLKGSPDLKAGKEVADYLGTRHHELHFTVQDGIDAIEEVIYHVETYDVTTIRASTPMFLMSRKIKSLGVKMVLSGEGSDEIFGGYLYFHKAPNKKEFHEETCRKIKALHQYDCLRANKSTSAWGVEARVPFLDKEFINVAMSIDPEWKMIRPDLGRIEKWVLRNAFDDEKNPYLPKHILYRQKEQFSDGVGYSWIDGLKDHANKHVSDTMLMNASFVFPDNTPMTKEAYYYRTIFEKFFPKSAARATVPGGPSVACSTAKAVEWDAAWSQNLDPSGRAALGVHVAAYEEEDKAEDPRPGKV